In a genomic window of Chrysemys picta bellii isolate R12L10 chromosome 1, ASM1138683v2, whole genome shotgun sequence:
- the LOC101933862 gene encoding olfactory receptor 52E2-like has product MAAFNFTPSDPSTFILMGIPGLEAAHIWISIPFSIVYMMGLLGNFTVLFVVGKEETLHKPMYLLLCMLALTDISTSTSIMPKALFIFWFDFKGITVAGCLTQMFFIHTISIMHSAVLVTMAFDRYVAICNPLRYAIIVTNVRIAKLGLLALLRAVLFVLPLPFILSRLPFCGNHIIPYTYCEHIAVAKMSCGDITVNRMYGLVVAFVVIGLDLTLIALSYGLIIRAILRISSKKAHQKAFSTCTSHLCVLMMAYPPGLFSNLTQRFGQGIAPHVHIILSNLYFLIPPMLNPIIYGVKTKELHDQVGKYICRR; this is encoded by the coding sequence ATGGCAGCTTTCAACTTCACCCCCTCTGATCCTTCAACATTCATCTTAATGGGCATCCCTGGCCTAGAAGCTGCCCACATCTGGATATCCATCCCTTTCTCTATCGTCTACATGATGGGCCTGTTGGGAAATTTCACGGTTCTGTTTGTTGTAGGGAAAGAGGAGACCCTGCACAAGCCGATGTACCTcctgctctgcatgctggcacTCACAGACATCAGCACGTCGACCTCCATCATGCCGAAGGCACTCTTTATATTTTGGTTCGATTTCAAAGGCATTACTGTGGctggctgcctcacccagatgttcttcattCACACAATTTCTATTATGCACTCAGCCGTCCTCGTGACAATGGCCTTCGATCGCTATGTTGCCATATGTAACCCTCTGAGATACGCCATCATCGTCACCAATGTACGAATAGCGAAGTTAGGGCTCCTGGCTTTATTAAGAGCTGTTCTCTTCGTTCTGCCTCTGCCCTTTATCTTGAGCAGGCTGCCATTCTGTGGCAACCACATTATCCCCTATACGTACTGCGAGCACATAGCTGTGGCAAAGATGTCGTGTGGGGATATCACAGTGAACAGGATGTACGGCTTGGTGGTAGCATTTGTAGTTATCGGGTTAGACCTGACTCTCATTGCCCTGTCCTATGGTCTGATCATCAGGGCCATCCTCAGAATCTCCTCCAAGAAAGCCCACCAGAAAGCCTTCAGCACCTGCACATCCCACCTCTGTGTGTTGATGATGGCTTATCCTCCTGGCCTCTTCTCCAATCTGACACAGCGGTTTGGTCAGGGCATTGCTCCCCATGTTCACATCATCTTGTCAAACCTCTATTTCCTCATCCCCCCCATGCTCAACCCTATCATTTATGGggtcaaaaccaaagagcttcATGACCAAGTGGGAAAATACATCTGCAGAAGGTGA